ACCAGGATACCAATGCGGTGCAGTACGACCTGCTCAAGGCCCTGGTCGGGCCGCGGGCCATGTTCACCGCCGTGGGTGATGACGACCAGAGCATTTACGGCTGGCGCGGCGCCACCATCGAAAACCTCAAGCGCCTGCCGGTGGACTTTCCGCACCTCAAGGTGATCCCGCTGGAGCAGAACTACCGCTCCACCGGCGCGATCTTGCGCGCCGCCAACAATGTGATCGCCACCAACCCCAAGCTGTTCGAGAAAAAGCTGTGGAGCGATTTTGGTGACGGCGACCCGGTCGTGCTGGTCGAGGCCGATGGTGAGGACCACGAGGCCGAGCGCGCCGTCGCGCGCATCCAGGCCTTGCGTGGCGACGGCAAGGCCAAGGATTTCAAGGAATTCGCCATCCTCTACCGTGCCAACCACCAGGCGCGGGTGTTCGAGCAGGCCTTGCGCCGCGCCAACATCCCCTACAAGGTCTCCGGCGGCCAGAGCTTCTTCGACAAGAGCGAGATCAAGGACTTGTGCGCCTGGCTGCGCCTCCTGGTCAACCAGGACGACGACCCGGCCTTTCTGCGCGCCATCACCACGCCCAAACGCGGCATCGGCCACCAGACCCTGGGCGCGCTGAGCCAGTTTGCCGGGCAGTGGAAGTGCAGCATGTACGAGGCCCTGTTCGCCGAGAGCCTGGGCACGGTGCTGAGCAAGAAGGCCATCGGCTCGCTCCACGAGTTTGGCCGTTATGTCAACGAGCTGGAATACCGCGCTCGCCACACCGAGGGCGCCGAGCCGGCCAAGGCCTTGCTGCTGGAATGGCTCAAGGACATCGGCTACGAGCAGCACCTGATCGAGAGCGAAGAGAATGAAAAAGTGGGCATGGCCCGCTGGAACAATGTGCTCGATTTCGTCGATTGGGTGGCCAAACGCTGCGGCGGCCAGGTCACCAACGACGGTGGTGTCACCATGGAGGCGCAAAAGGAATCTGTGCTGCAGGTGGCGCAGACCATCAGCGTCATCATCTCGCTGTCCGAGCGCAACGAAGAGCAGGACCAGGTCACCCTGACCACGCTCCATGCCTCCAAAGGCCTGGAGTGGCCGCATGTGTTTCTCGCCAGCGTCAACGAGGGCTTGCTGCCCTTCAAGGCCGACGATGAGGAGATGACGGCCCAGCGCCTCGAGGAAGAGCGGCGCCTGATGTATGTGGGCATCACCCGCGCGCGCAAGACCCTGGCCGTGAGCACCCTGCGCCGCCGCAAGAAGAGCCGCGAGCTGGTGATGGGCATTCCCAGCCGCTTCATCACCGAGATGCGCTTGAACGAGAGCGAGGTCAAGGAAGACCCGCGCGAAAAGCTCAAGCGCCTGCGCGAGACCTTTGCGGCCAAGGGCGCTGCTTCGGCGGCCGCTCAGGCCCAGGCGCAGAAAGACCAGGGCTGAGGGTTTTAGGCGGTAGCGGCGGGCTCAGCCCTCGCTGGATTCGGCTGACTCACTACCCGGCTCAGCGCCGCTGCCTTCCTTGGGTGGCCGGCCGCGCGGGCTGCGGTTCACGGCGGGCTTGATGCCGCGCCGCGCCAGCGCTTCGCGCAGCAGGTATTCGATCTGGGCATTGGCTGAGCGCAGCTCCTGCGCGGCCAGGCGCTCGACCTCGGCCCAGAGCGCCGGGTCCAGGCGCAGGGCGAAGCTTTTTTTGTCGGGGCTGGCCATGGTGGATCAGGGCTGCGGCTGGGCGGGCCTCAGTTGTACAGCGTGCCGGTGTTGACGATGGGCTGCGTCTCCTTGTCCGAGCACAGCACCACCAGCAGGTTGGACACCATGGCGGCCTTGCGTTCGTCGTCCAACTCG
This region of Paucibacter aquatile genomic DNA includes:
- a CDS encoding ATP-dependent helicase, which codes for MSDTLNPAQLEAVHHLNGPCLVIAGAGSGKTRVITMKIARLLQAGYAPKQIGAITFTNKASQEMRERARHLVGARAAKDLVISTFHSLGVRILRQEGTRVGLKEQFSILDSDDVLGLLRDAGGTADANQAKSWQWTISMWKNQGLTAKQALAMARDDNERAAAIVMERYQDRLAAYQAVDFDDLISLPLRLLTEDAEARGRWQDQLRYVLVDEYQDTNAVQYDLLKALVGPRAMFTAVGDDDQSIYGWRGATIENLKRLPVDFPHLKVIPLEQNYRSTGAILRAANNVIATNPKLFEKKLWSDFGDGDPVVLVEADGEDHEAERAVARIQALRGDGKAKDFKEFAILYRANHQARVFEQALRRANIPYKVSGGQSFFDKSEIKDLCAWLRLLVNQDDDPAFLRAITTPKRGIGHQTLGALSQFAGQWKCSMYEALFAESLGTVLSKKAIGSLHEFGRYVNELEYRARHTEGAEPAKALLLEWLKDIGYEQHLIESEENEKVGMARWNNVLDFVDWVAKRCGGQVTNDGGVTMEAQKESVLQVAQTISVIISLSERNEEQDQVTLTTLHASKGLEWPHVFLASVNEGLLPFKADDEEMTAQRLEEERRLMYVGITRARKTLAVSTLRRRKKSRELVMGIPSRFITEMRLNESEVKEDPREKLKRLRETFAAKGAASAAAQAQAQKDQG
- a CDS encoding type II toxin-antitoxin system antitoxin; its protein translation is MASPDKKSFALRLDPALWAEVERLAAQELRSANAQIEYLLREALARRGIKPAVNRSPRGRPPKEGSGAEPGSESAESSEG